One part of the Drosophila teissieri strain GT53w chromosome 3R, Prin_Dtei_1.1, whole genome shotgun sequence genome encodes these proteins:
- the LOC122621609 gene encoding filamin-A isoform X2 produces MEAERDLAEDAQWKKIQQNTFTRWANEHLKTIDRSINNLETDLSDGLRLIALIEVLSQKRMPKYNKRPTFRSQKLENVSVALKFLQDEGIKIVNIDSSDIVDCKLKLILGLIWTLILHYSISMPMWDGEDDKQLNGSGHTPKQRLLNWIHAKIPDLPINNFTNDWTTGKAVGALVDACAPGLCPDWELWDPKDAVQNASEAMGLADDWLNVRQLIKPEELVNPNVDEQSMMTYLSQYPNSKLKTGAPLRPKTNPNRVRAYGPGIEPIGPVVGAPANFTVETFSAGKGSVDVDIQGPNGEIEKADVRFNNDKNLTYTVSYIPKAEGSHKVAVKFSGRDIPKSPFPVKVEGHAGDASKVKVTGPGIQPNGVTIKKPTFFDILAKDAGRGVPEVIIIDPANHKTSVAAKVRQLENDTWRCEYVTALQGLHSVNVFYAGTPIPNSPFPVKVAPLSDARKVRASGRGLQATGVRVGDDADFKIYTEGAGEGEPEVRVIGPGGMNQNVMQSKVDGNTYECHYYPTKEGRYVIMVTFAGQEVAKSPFEVKVGPKKESSIVAYGPGLSSGVIGYPAAFVVETNGETGALGFTVAGPSQAEIECHDNGDGSALVKYHPSAVGEYAVHILCDNEDIPKSPFIAQILPRTDFHPELVKASGPGLEKNGVTINQPTSFTVDPSKAGNAPLDVVVQDVYGTKLSVELKNNPDGTKKVSYTPTSGVPHTVEVNYGGVSTPNSPHRVYVGVPVDAAKVQAFGPWLQPGVRPNAATHFNVDAREAGDAELKVKIIHEETKIEVPCRIIDNEDNTYSVEVIPPSKGAYTTTMTYGGQRVPLGQKVVVEQTVDVSKIKVDGLEPTAPLNSLQQFRIITHGLPKADLAVTITSPSGNRIKAHIIPTAEGFLVNFTPTQLGEYLLSICFGGTPITPRPFRLQCLTGSDSNKVQAFGPGLERGIVGQPAEFMIDTRGAGQGGLGVTVEGPCEAAINCRDNGDGTCNVAYLPTEAGDYTVNITFNERHITGSPFQPLIVPVPNLKNTRVSGIGIQPHGVIMNAATDFMVDMSKVGSNIDSGKLSCAIFDPMGHVLPSKIVQGPTDDIFRIMYTPFEAGRHTIELMYDNIPVPGSPFVVNVKSGCDPARCKAYGPGLEKGLTNQKNKFTVETKGAGNGGLSLAIEGPSEAKMTCTDNRDGSCDVDYLATDPGEYDITIRFADKHIPGSPFRVLVEETVDPSKVKVYGPGIEHGQVRESVPTFFNVDVGEAGPGRIAVKLTNSEGIPVDNLRVEDKGNCIYAVHYVPPKAGSVLTCQVKFSEVEVPCSPFVMTVFPKSEPTKVKVKGVNEKKKTPASLPAEFEIDTKQAGQADINVAIKNPKGKAMQPRLEEVSTGTYVVSFVPDECGTYQCSIKYGDKEIEGSPFKLEAFPTGEAKKCKLVEQAPKIQSSGSQSHLKVDAREAGDGAVTCKITNKAGSEIVDIDVIEKDGFFDILYALNDPGDYDINVKFGGKDIPNGSFSIKAVESIEQYSHSEYIEEHTTKVVQQTTQSELVNGKSEITYRSVAFEKLPLPTTGGNVTAEVRMPSGKVDKPVIQDNRDGTVSVKYDPREEGSHELVVKYNGEPVQGSPFKFHVDSITSGYVTAYGPGLTHGVTGEPANFTISTKGASAGGLTMAVEGPSKADINYHDNKDGTVSVQYLPTAPGEYQVSVRFGDKHIKGSPYFAKITGEGRKRNQISVGSCSEVTMPGDITDDDLRALNASIQAPSGLEEPCFLKRMPTGNIGISFTPREIGEHLVSVKRLGKHINNSPFKVTVCEREVGDAKKVKVSGAGLKEGQTHADNIFSVDTRNAGFGGLSVSIEGPSKAEIQCTDKDDGTLNISYKPTEPGYYIVNLKFADHHVEGSPFTVKVAGEGSNRKREKIQRERDAVPITEIGSQCKLTFKMPGITSFDLAACVTSPSNVTEDAEIQEVEDGLYAVHFVPKELGVHTVSVRYSEMHIPGSPFQFTVGPLRDSGSHLVKAGGSGLERGVVGEAAEFNVWTREAGGGSLAISVEGPSKADIEFKDRKDGSCDVSYKVTEPGEYRVGLKFNDRHIPDSPFKVYVSPDAGDAHKLEVQQFPQGNIQADAPYQFMVRKNGAKGELDAKIVAPSGTDDDCFIQVIDGEMYSVRFYPRENGIHAIHVKFNGVHIPDSPFRIKVGKDVADPAAVHASGNGLDEVKTGHKADFIINTCNAGVGTLAVSIDGPSKVAMDCTEVEEGYKVRYTPLLPGEHYITVKYNNMHIVGSPFKVNATGDKLADEGAQETSTVIVETVQKVAKGGKNTGVHLPTFKSDASKVVSKGMGLKKAYIGKQNQFSISATDAGNNILYVGMYGPKGPCEEFHVKHAGHNNYNVQYLVRDRGQYVLLIKWGEEHIPGSPFQIDV; encoded by the exons ATGGAGGCCGAACGCGATCTCGCCGAGGATGCGCAGTGGAAGAAGATCCAACAGAACACCTTCACCCGGTGGGCCAACGAGCACCTGAAGACCATTGATCGCTCGATCAACAACCTGGAGACGGACCTGTCCGACGGCCTCCGACTGATCGCCCTGATCGAGGTGCTGTCCCAGAAGCGAATGCCCAAATACAACAAACGCCCAACATTCCGCAGCCAGAAACTGGAAAACGTGTCGGTGGCCCTGAAATTCCTGCAGGATGAGGGTATCAAAATCGTTAACATTG ACTCGTCGGACATTGTGGACTGTAAGCTGAAACTGATACTCGGTCTGATATGGACACTGATTCTGCACTACTCGATATCGATGCCGATGTGGGATGGCGAGGACGACAAGCAGCTCAACGGCTCGGGCCACACTCCCAAGCAGCG CCTGCTGAACTGGATACACGCCAAGATACCCGACTTGCCCATCAACAACTTCACCAACGACTGGACCACGGGCAAGGCGGTGGGCGCCCTCGTTGACGCCTGTGCTCCGGGTCTCTGTCCCGACTGGGAGCTGTGGGATCCCAAGGATGCCGTGCAGAACGCCTCCGAGGCCATGGGCCTTGCCGATGACTGGCTCAACGTGCGCCAGCTGATCAAGCCCGAGGAGCTGGTCAACCCCAACGTGGACGAGCAGTCTATGATGACCTATCTGTCTCAGTACCCGAACTCCAAGCTCAAGACTGGAGCTCCCTTGAGGCCCAAGACGAATCCAAACAG AGTGCGTGCCTATGGTCCTGGTATTGAGCCTATTGGTCCTGTGGTGGGAGCCCCGGCCAACTTCACCGTCGAAACCTTCTCTGCTGGCAAAG GTTCCGTGGATGTTGACATCCAAGGACCCAATGGCGAGATCGAGAAGGCTGACGTGCGCTTTAACAATGACAAGAACCTCACGTACACAGTTTCGTACATACCCAAAGCCGAGGGTTCGCACAAGGTGGCCGTTAAGTTCTCCGGTCGCGACATCCCCAAGTCGCCGTTCCCCGTTAAGGTGGAAGGTCATGCTGGAGACGCCTCTAAGGTGAAGGTTACGGGGCCCGGAATACAGCCCAACGGTGTCACCATCAAGAAGCCAACCTTCTTCGACATTCTGGCCAAGGATGCGGGTCGCGGAGTGCCCGAAGTGATTATCATCGATCCGGCTAACCACAAGACCTCTGTGGCCGCCAAAGTGCGCCAACTGGAAAACGATACTTGGCGATGCGAGTACGTGACCGCTCTGCAGGGATTGCATTCGGTGAATGTCTTCTATGCTGGAACACCGATCCCCAACAGTCCCTTCCCGGTGAAGGTAGCTCCACTGTCCGATGCGCGTAAAGTTCGCGCTTCCGGTCGTGGTCTCCAGGCAACTGGCGTTCGCGTCGGTGACGATGCCGACTTCAAGATCTATACCGAGGGAGCCGGCGAGGGTGAGCCAGAGGTGCGCGTTATTGGTCCTGGAGGCATGAACCAGAACGTCATGCAGTCGAAGGTGGATGGCAATACCTACGAGTGCCACTACTATCCCACCAAGGAGGGCCGCTACGTCATCATGGTGACCTTTGCTGGCCAAGAAGTTGCCAAGTCGCCGTTTGAGGTGAAAGTAGGTCCCAAGAAGGAGTCCTCGATTGTGGCCTACGGGCCCGGACTGAGCAGCGGCGTTATCGGCTACCCGGCCGCCTTTGTAGTGGAGACCAATGGCGAGACCGGCGCCCTCGGGTTCACCGTGGCCGGTCCCTCGCAGGCCGAGATCGAGTGCCACGACAACGGCGATGGCTCTGCCCTGGTCAAGTATCACCCCTCCGCAGTGGGAGAGTACGCCGTGCATATTCTGTGCGACAATGAGGACATTCCCAAGTCGCCATTTATCGCTCAGATCCTCCCGCGCACCGATTTCCATCCCGAGCTGGTCAAAGCTAGTGGTCCTGGACTGGAGAAGAATGGCGTGACCATCAACCAGCCGACCAGCTTTACTGTGGACCCCAGCAAGGCAGGCAATGCTCCGTTGGATGTTGTCGTTCAGGATGTGTACGGCACCAAGTTGTCCGTGGAGCTTAAGAACAACCCAGATGGCACCAAGAAGGTCTCGTATACGCCTACTTCTGGAGTTCCGCACACCGTCGAAG ttaACTATGGCGGAGTTTCTACGCCCAATTCTCCCCATCGTGTGTACGTCGGGGTTCCGGTTGACGCAGCCAAGGTACAGGCCTTTGGACCCTGGTTGCAACCTGGAGTGCGCCCCAACGCGGCCACACACTTCAATGTGGACGCCCGTGAGGCTGGAGACGCCGAGCTGAAGGTAAAGATCATTCACGAGGAAACCAAGATCGAGGTACCGTGCCGCATCATCGATAACGAGGACAACACCTACTCGGTGGAAGTGATCCCGCCATCCAAGGGTGCCTACACCACTACAATGACGTATGGTGGCCAAAGAGTTCCCCTGGGACAGAAGGTGGTCGTGGAACAAACGGTCGATGTATCCAAGATCAAGGTGGACGGGCTTGAGCCAA ccgcgCCCTTAAACAGTTTGCAGCAGTTTCGGATTATTACACATGGCCTGCCGAAAGCGGACTTGGCGGTGACCATCACCAGTCCATCGGGCAATCGCATAAAGGCCCACATCATACCGACCGCAGAGGGATTTCTGGTTAACTTTACGCCAACCCAACTGGGCGAGTACCTCCTAAGCATCTGCTTTGGCGGCACGCCGATCACTCCACGTCCCTTCCGACTGCAGTGCCTAACAGGCAGCGATTCGAATAAGGTGCAAGCCTTTGGGCCTGGCCTGGAACGTGGCATTGTGGGCCAGCCGGCAGAGTTTATGATAGATACGCGTGGCGCCGGACAGGGCGGATTGGGAGTGACGGTGGAAGGACCCTGCGAGGCGGCCATCAATTGCCGCGATAATGGAGATGGCACTTGCAACGTCGCCTATTTACCGACGGAGGCGGGCGATTATACCGTCAACATAACGTTCAACGAGCGGCACATAACCGGCTCGCCCTTCCAGCCACTCATAGTTCCGGTACCGAATCTGAAGAATACCCGCGTCAGCGGCATCGGCATCCAGCCGCATG GTGTGATCATGAATGCGGCCACGGACTTCATGGTTGATATGAGCAAGGTGGGCAGCAACATTGACTCAGGAAAGCTGTCCTGTGCGATCTTCGACCCAATGGGCCATGTGTTGCCGAGCAAGATTGTGCAAGGTCCAACCGACGACATCTTCCGCATCATGTACACTCCCTTCGAGGCTGGCCGCCACACCATTGAGCTGATGTACGACAACATCCCGGTGCCAGGATCTCCGTTTGTTGTGAATGTGAAGAGCGGCTGCGATCCCGCTCGCTGCAAGGCCTACGGACCAGGCCTCGAAAAAGGACTGACCaaccagaaaaacaaattcaCCGTGGAGACCAAGGGTGCAGGAAACGGTGGCCTTTCGCTTGCCATCGAGGGTCCCTCGGAGGCGAAAATGACGTGCACGGACAATCGCGATGGTAGCTGCGATGTGGACTATTTGGCCACTGATCCAGGAGAGTATGACATTACCATTCGGTTTGCGGACAAGCACATACCCGGCTCTCCGTTCCGCGTGCTCGTCGAGGAGACGGTGGATCCCAGCAAGGTGAAGGTGTACGGTCCGGGCATCGAGCACGGCCAGGTGCGCGAGAGCGTGCCCACCTTCTTCAACGTGGATGTGGGCGAGGCTGGTCCTGGCCGCATTGCCGTAAAGCTGACCAACTCCGAGGGTATTCCCGTGGACAATCTGCGTGTGGAAGACAAGGGCAATTGCATTTACGCGGTTCACTATGTGCCGCCCAAGGCTGGCTCCGTGCTCACCTGCCAGGTGAAGTTCTCTGAGGTTGAAGTGCCATGCAG TCCATTTGTGATGACCGTTTTCCCCAAATCAGAGCCCACCAAAGTAAAGGTAAAGGGTGTCAATGAGAAGAAGAAAACGCCTGCTTCCCTTCCCGCCGAGTTTGAAATCGATACAAAACAGGCTGGCCAGGCTGATATCAATGTGGCCATTAAGAACCCCAAGGGCAAGGCCATGCAGCCGCGCCTGGAGGAGGTGTCCACTGGCACGTACGTGGTGTCCTTTGTGCCCGATGAGTGCGGCACCTACCAGTGCAGCATCAAGTACGGCGACAAGGAGATCGAGGGCTCGCCCTTCAAACTCGAAGCATTCCCCACCGGCGAAGCCAAGAAGTGCAAACTGGTGGAGCAGGCGCCCAAGATTCAGTCCTCGGGCAGTCAATCGCACCTGAAAGTGGATGCCCGTGAGGCCGGAGATGGAGCGGTGACCTGCAAGATCACCAACAAGGCGGGCAG CGAAATTGTCGACATTGATGTGATCGAAAAGGATGGTTTCTTCGACATTCTGTACGCCCTTAACGATCCCGGAGACTATGACATCAACGTAAAGTTTGGTGGCAAGGACATCCCGAACGGCAGCTTCTCCATCAAG GCTGTCGAAAGTATCGAGCAATACTCGCATAGTGAATATATCGAGGAGCACACGACCAAAGTGGTTCAGCAAACTACGCAG AGCGAGCTCGTCAACGGAAAATCTGAGATCACGTACCGCAGTGTAGCATTTGAGAAATTACCACTACCCACAACAGGCGGCAACGTTACAG CTGAAGTCAGAATGCCGAGCGGTAAAGTAGACAAACCCGTGATCCAGGATAACCGTGATGGTACCGTCTCGGTGAAGTACGATCCCCGTGAGGAGGGATCCCACGAGCTCGTGGTCAAATACAACGGAGAACCCGTGCagg GATCTCCCTTCAAATTCCACGTTGACTCGATCACCTCCGGCTATGTGACTGCCTATGGACCCGGCCTGACCCACGGAGTCACCGGTGAGCCGGCCAACTTTACCATCTCCACCAAGGGAGCCAGCGCCGGTGGCCTGACCATGGCCGTCGAAGGACCCAGCAAGGCTGAC ATCAACTACCATGACAACAAAGACGGCACTGTTTCCGTGCAATACCTGCCCACCGCTCCTGGCGAGTACCAGGTGTCCGTTCGCTTCGGCGACAAGCACATCAAGGGTTCGCCGTACTTTGCCAAGATCACCGGCGAGGGTCGCAAGCGCAACCAGATCTCGGTTGGCTCCTGCTCCGAGGTGACCATGCCCGGCGACATTACCGATGACGATCTGCGCGCCTTGAACGCCTCGATCCAGGCGCCCAGTGGCCTGGAGGAGCCCTGCTTCCTGAAGCGCATGCCCACTGGCAACATTGGCATCTCCTTTACGCCCCGCGAGATTGGCGAGCACCTGGTGTCGGTGAAGCGTCTGGGCAAGCACATCAACAACTCACCTTTTAAGGTGACTGTCTGCGAGCGCGAGGTGGGCGACGCCAAGAAGGTCAAGGTTAGCGGAGCTGGCCTTAAGGAGGGTCAAACCCATGCTGACAATATCTTCTCCGTGGACACGAGGAACGCCGGCTTCGGTGGTCTTTCGGTCTCCATTGAGGGTCCCAGCAAGGCTGAGATCCAGTGCACGGATAAGGATGACGGTACCCTCAACATCTCGTACAAGCCCACGGAGCCGGGCTACTACATTGTTAACCTGAAGTTCGCCGATCACCACGTGGAGGGTTCACCTTTCACCGTGAAGGTGGCAGGCGAGGGCAGCAACCGCAAGCGCGAGAAGATCCAGCGGGAGCGTGATGCTGTTCCAATCACGGAAATTGGCAGCCAGTGCAAGTTGACATTCAAGATGCCCGGCATTACCTCGTTCGATCTGGCCGCCTGCGTCACCTCTCCCAGCAACGTGACCGAGGATGCGGAGATccaggaggtggaggatgGCCTCTACGCAGTGCACTTTGTGCCCAAGGAGTTGGGAGTGCACACGGTGTCGGTGCGCTACTCCGAGATGCACATACCCGGATCACCGTTCCAGTTCACCGTGGGACCACTGCGCGACTCCGGCAGCCATCTTGTTAAGGCTGGAGGTTCTGGCCTGGAGCGAGGCGTTGTCGGAGAGGCGGCCGAGTTCAATGTGTGGACCCGCGAAGCAGGCGGCGGTTCCCTGGCCATTTCCGTGGAGGGTCCTAGCAAGGCTGATATCGAGTTTAAGGATCGCAAGGACGGCAGCTGCGATGTGTCGTACAAGGTCACTGAACCAGGAGAGTACCGCGTGGGCCTGAAATTCAACGATCGCCACATACCCGACTCACCCTTCAAGGTGTACGTCTCCCCGGATGCAGGCGATGCCCACAAGCTGGAGGTTCAGCAGTTCCCGCAGGGCAACATCCAGGCGGACGCTCCCTACCAGTTCATGGTGCGCAAGAACGGTGCCAAGGGTGAGCTGGACGCCAAGATTGTGGCTCCATCCGGAACGGACGATGATTGCTTCATCCAGGTGATCGACGGCGAGATGTACTCGGTGCGTTTCTATCCACGCGAGAACGGAATCCACGCCATCCACGTCAAGTTCAACGGCGTCCACATACCCGACTCTCCATTCAGGATCAAGGTGGGCAAGGATGTGGCCGATCCGGCTGCTGTGCACGCCAGCGGCAATGGATTGGACGAAGTGAAGACTGGACACAAGGCCGACTTCATCATCAATACCTGCAACGCCGGCGTTGGCACGTTGGCCGTCTCCATCGATGGACCCTCCAAGGTGGCCATGGACTGCACAGAGGTTGAAGAGGGCTACAAGGTCCGCTACACCCCTCTGCTGCCCGGCGAGCACTACATCACGGTCAAGTACAACAACATGCACATCGTGGGCTCGCCATTCAAGGTGAACGCTACCGGCGACAAATTGGCGGATGAGGGCGCCCAGGAGACGTCCACGGTGATCGTGGAGACAGTGCAGAAGGTGGCCAAGGGAGGCAAGAACACGGGCGTCCATCTGCCCACCTTCAAGTCGGACGCCAGCAAAGTGGTGTCCAAGGGTATGGGCCTGAAGAAGGCCTACATTGGCAAGCAGAACCAGTTCAGCATCAGTGCCACCGATGCGG GCAACAACATCCTGTACGTGGGAATGTACGGACCAAAGGGGCCCTGCGAGGAGTTCCACGTGAAGCACGCTGGCCACAACAACTATAATGTGCAGTACCTGGTGCGCGACCGCGGCCAGTACGTGCTCCTAATCAAGTGGGGCGAGGAGCATATACCCGGCTCCCCATTCCAGATCGATGTGTAG